A section of the Ornithinimicrobium sufpigmenti genome encodes:
- a CDS encoding glycine cleavage system protein R, with amino-acid sequence MTTLVIAVIGEDRPGLVSALSDVVAEHGGSWGRSQLSELAGTFAGIVTVEVAADAVEPLEGALRGLQGVLETSVRRLGADPPPQPADGPVAHLDLVGHDQPGIVRQITGVLAAAGVSVERLQSAVVPTPQGGGDIFQARAVLRAPEGADLDGLRSALEELAQELQVDLTFGEEDEGPDWG; translated from the coding sequence ATGACCACACTCGTCATAGCCGTCATCGGTGAGGACCGGCCCGGGTTGGTGAGCGCCCTCTCGGACGTCGTGGCGGAGCACGGCGGCAGCTGGGGCCGCAGCCAGCTCTCCGAGCTCGCCGGGACCTTCGCCGGCATCGTCACCGTCGAGGTCGCGGCCGACGCGGTCGAGCCGCTGGAGGGTGCGCTGCGCGGGCTGCAGGGGGTGCTGGAGACCAGCGTGCGCCGCCTCGGCGCGGACCCGCCGCCGCAGCCGGCCGACGGTCCGGTCGCCCATCTGGACCTCGTCGGCCATGACCAGCCGGGCATCGTGCGGCAGATCACCGGCGTCCTCGCTGCTGCCGGCGTCTCGGTGGAGCGGCTGCAGAGCGCGGTGGTGCCGACCCCCCAGGGAGGAGGGGACATCTTCCAGGCTCGGGCGGTGCTGCGGGCACCGGAGGGAGCGGACCTGGACGGGCTGCGCTCGGCGCTGGAGGAGCTGGCGCAGGAGCTGCAGGTGGACCTGACCTTCGGCGAGGAGGACGAGGGCCCGGACTGGGGCTGA